Proteins encoded within one genomic window of Panicum virgatum strain AP13 chromosome 1N, P.virgatum_v5, whole genome shotgun sequence:
- the LOC120653359 gene encoding probable WRKY transcription factor 27, with protein MEEEHHFNNWDLGAVMRTGNLLHLSSPRQADIPAALLHPQTQTQKKTVMPTPTQEPAKKTDANVGWRFPDLCAGTRQDDDELLRDLLATYPPLPLPSPRPPPPQPQQQQQLVVTAADVPPPHVCAALASAPARVQTIVCPVLGGLSNPNRRRNQMKKMVRHVPADGSSSDVWAWRKYGQKPIKGSPYPRGYYRCSSFKECAARKQVERSHLNPNTFILTYIGEHNHAMPTHQSSLARTTRHKFTSSMAPLPPPSLVVGGADTNDVQHQQPSPILTSMPTVGLSPTMPMCMPSMEEDNVEDKDELLVEDMEIAGEGELLFLNTDGDYATPLESLSSLFDMVNESSLSSP; from the exons ATGGAAGAGGAGCACCACTTCAACAATTGGGATTTGGGTGCTGTCATGCGCACGGGCAACCTCCTCCACCTATCGTCCCCACGGCAAGCCGATATCCCCGCTGCACTTTTGCATCCGCAGACGCAAACACAAAAGAAGACTGTGATGCCAACGCCAACCCAGGAGCCTGCCAAGAAGACGGATGCAAATGTCGGGTGGCGCTTCCCAGACCTGTGCGCCGGAACCAGGCAAGATGATGATGAGCTCCTCAGGGACCTATTAGCCACCTACCCTCCGCTTCCTCTGCCTTCACCAAGACCACCACCACCCCAACctcaacaacagcaacagctgGTGGTGACCGCTGCGGATGTGCCGCCACCCCATGTGTGCGCTGCTCTGGCTTCCGCTCCGGCGAGGGTGCAGACGATTGTGTGTCCGGTGTTGGGTGGCTTGTCAAACCCCAATAGAAG GAGGAACCAGATGAAGAAGATGGTCCGCCATGTTCCCGCGGATGGCTCATCATCGGACGTGTGGGCATGGCGCAAGTACGGCCAGAAGCCCATCAAGGGCTCTCCCTACCCAAG GGGATACTACAGGTGTAGCAGCTTCAAGGAGTGTGCAGCGCGAAAGCAGGTGGAGCGTAGCCACTTGAATCCCAACACCTTCATCCTCACCTACATCGGCGAGCATAACCATGCAATGCCCACCCACCAGAGCTCGCTTGCTAGGACCACCCGCCACAAGTTTACCTCCTCGATGGCACCGCTACCGCCGCCATCTTTGGTTGTGGGTGGCGCCGACACCAATGACGTGCAACACCAGCAGCCAAGCCCTATCCTTACATCCATGCCAACTGTAGGACTCTCACCCACGATGCCGATGTGCATGCCATCCATGGAGGAGGACAATGTTGAGGACAAGGATGAACTGCTGGTAGAGGACATGGAGATAGCCGGCGAGGGCGAGCTGCTGTTCCTGAACACCGATGGTGACTATGCGACACCACTAGAATCGTTGTCCTCACTCTTTGATATGGTCAATGAGTCCTCCTTGAGCTCCCCCTAG
- the LOC120655324 gene encoding vacuolar protein sorting-associated protein 29-like, whose amino-acid sequence MGPLPCPACSPQFLDSFLVSNPPPLFRRASEARRRGGFDSDHGAQLEQVEESRPEAGGAWEARIVGAGGQGEAEGAGRMVLVLALGDLHIPHRAPDLPAKFKSMLVPGKIQHIICTGNLCIKEVHDSLKSLCPDLHITRGEYDEDARYPETKTLTIGQFKLGLCHGHQVVPWGDLDSLAMLQRQLDVDILVTGHTHQFKAYKHEGGVVINPGSATGAYSSITYDVNPSFVLMDIDGLRVVVYVYELIDGEVKVDKIDFKKTATTMHA is encoded by the exons ATGGGCCCACTTCCATGCCCCGCGTGCTCGCCCCAGTTCCTCGACTCCTTCCTCGTTTCCAACCCTCCTCCCCTTTTCCGTCGCGCATCTGAAGCGAGGCGTCGTGGCGGTTTTGACTCGGATCATGGTGCGCAGCTCGAGCAGGTAGAGGAGAGCCGACCTGAGGCGGGCGGGGCTTGGGAGGCGCGGATCGTAGGGGCAGGAGGTCAAGGGGAAGCCGAGGGAGCGGGGAGGATGGTGCTGGTGCTCGCGCTGGGGGATCTGCACATCCCGCACCGGGCGCCCGACCTGCCCGCCAAGTTCAAGTCCATGCTCGTGCCCGGCAAGATCCAGCACATCATCTGCACCGGCAACCTCTGCATCAAG GAAGTCCATGACTCTCTAAAAAGCCTTTGTCCTGATCTCCACATAACCAGAGGTGAATATGATGAGGATGCTCGGTACCCAGAGACTAAGACACTTACAATTGGTCAATTTAAGCTCGGGCTGTGCCATGGTCATCAG GTTGTTCCGTGGGGCGACCTAGACTCCCTGGCGATGCTTCAGCGGCAGCTGGACGTGGACATCCTGGTGACGGGGCACACCCACCAGTTCAAGGCGTACAAGCATGAGGGCGGCGTGGTGATCAACCCCGGGTCGGCCACAGGCGCCTACAGCAGCATCACCTATGACGTGAACCCGAGCTTCGTGCTGATGGACATTGATGGCCTGCGCGTGGTGGTGTACGTCTACGAGCTGATCGACGGTGAGGTGAAGGTGGACAAGATTGACTTCAAGAAGACGGCCACGACGATGCATGCGTAG
- the LOC120653358 gene encoding uncharacterized protein LOC120653358 — protein MDFYGDLDIEIKQGSVQTLSVSFWNKVACEYSDIDPDSTLLVVIDMYWDIRRLPMIVSVINQPSPLSSLCTEVATIDMKSSQLLICSTEIDVTNVTNGPDSQTNDPWGENDEIEYVGVDDEPVEPVELTSNIGFDYIPDTDEEDNDDCAIDDEEGCDVVEHITNLENPEIVVGVTFEDRDTFIRAIRQYAILNEVEIVARYNEGKRYRAHCKGKKCKWRIHASQLQDERTWHIKKMPNKHYCKSTSKVENNCMANQFWVRDRVIQWLRQDPTTGPSALKNKLEEKYLIKLSYWIVYNGRGLAHDEILGKWEDSFDYAFAFKAEIERKAPGSIVEIDYEKVGSKMRFSRMFVALRPCIDGFKNGCRPYLGIDSTALTGRWKGQLAAAIGIDGHKWMFPVAYGVFGLETQDNWG, from the coding sequence ATGGATTTCTATGGTGACTTAGATATTGAGATAAAGCAAGGCAGTGTCCAAACTTTGTCAGTGAGCTTTTGGAACAAGGTTGCATGTGAGTATAGCGACATTGATCCTGATTCCACATTGCTTGTTGTAATTGATATGTATTGGGATATCAGAAGGCTTCCTATGATAGTTTCAGTCATTAACCAGCCAAGTCCTCTTAGCAGTTTATGTACTGAAGTTGCTACTATTGATATGAAATCAAGTCAGTTGTTGATATGTAGTACTGAAATTGATGTGACTAATGTGACTAATGGTCCTGATTCTCAAACCAATGATCCTTGGGGTGAAAATGATGAAATAGAGTATGTTGGTGTAGATGATGAACCTGTTGAACCCGTTGAACTTACTTCTAACATTGGGTTTGATTACATTCCTGacacagatgaagaagataaTGATGACTGTGCTATTGATGATGAGGAAGGTTGTGATGTGGTTGAGCATATAACTAACTTAGAAAACCCCGAGATTGTTGTTGGTGTGACATTTGAAGATAGAGACACTTTCATTAGAGCTATTAGACAGTATGCTATTCTGAATGAGGTTGAAATTGTAGCTCGTTATAATGAAGGAAAGAGGTATAGAGCACATTGTAAAGGCAAGAAGTGCAAGTGGAGAATACATGCATCACAATTGCAAGATGAAAGGACATGGCATATTAAGAAGATGCCTAACAAGCACTATTGCAAGAGCACAAGTAAAGTAGAGAACAATTGCATGGCTAATCAATTTTGGGTTAGGGATAGAGTTATCCAATGGTTGAGGCAAGATCCCACAACTGGACCTTCTGCTTTGAAGAATAAGTTGGAGGAGAAGTACTTGATCAAGTTGTCATATTGGATTGTCTACAATGGCAGGGGGTTAGCACATGATGAGATCTTGGGCAAATGGGAGGATAGTTTTGACTATGCTTTTGCATTCAAGGCAGAGATAGAGAGAAAGGCCCCTGGCAGCATAGTAGAGATAGATTATGAAAAGGTTGGGTCCAAAATGAGGTTTAGCAGGATGTTTGTCGCTTTGAGGCCATGTATTGATGgattcaaaaatgggtgcagaCCATATTTGGGCATTGACTCTACTGCTCTTACTGGAAGGTGGAAGGGGCAGCTAGCTGCAGCTATAGGCATTGATGGGCACAAATGGATGTTCCCCGTGGCATATGGTGTATTTGGGTTAGAGACACAAGATAATTGGGGCTAG